A window of Castanea sativa cultivar Marrone di Chiusa Pesio chromosome 1, ASM4071231v1 contains these coding sequences:
- the LOC142616058 gene encoding metal-nicotianamine transporter YSL1 translates to MNMEEAKEKKEINEREDLEGATVVDSEGWKKTPEPWNKQITMRGMVVSIMIGTMYSVIAMKLNLTTGLVPNLNVSAALIAFVFIRSWTKMLEKAGFVSKPFSRQENTMIQTCAVACYSIAVGGGFASYLLALNKKTYMLSGVNNEGNSIKSVKEPGFGWMTGYLFVVCFVGLFVLVPLRKIMIVDLKLTYPSGMATAVLINGFHSQGDKMARKQVKGFMKYFSISFLWGFFKWFFSGKDDCGFGQFPTFGLQAWKHTFYFDFGLTYVGAGMICSHLVNLSLVLGAVLSNGIMWPLIGRLRGHWFSEGLEETNMKSLYGYKVFLSVALILGDGIYNFIKILACTVINIQRKFKNKDANMDVDDPGNSIEVLKQNEVFLKENIPMWVALTGYIIFAIVSIIVIPLMFHQLKWYYVVIAYFLAPSLAFCNAYGAGLTDMNMAYNYGKVALFVLAALSGKEDGLVAGLIGCGLIKSVVSVACTLMQDFKTAQLTSTSPRAMFLSQAIGTALGCVMAPLSFFLFYKAFDVGNPNGEFKAPFALIYRNMAILGVEGFSALPLHCLQLCYGFFAFAVVINIVRDLAPPKIGKYMPLPMVMAVPFIVGAYFAIDMGIGSLIVFVWHKVNSKKAELMVPAVASGLICGEGLWTLPASVLALAKIKPPICMKFVPS, encoded by the exons ATGAACATggaagaagcaaaagaaaagaaagagattaacGAGAGAGAAGACTTAGAAGGAGCAACAGTAGTTGATTCTGAAGGGTGGAAGAAAACCCCGGAGCCATGGAATAAGCAGATAACAATGAGGGGAATGGTAGTGAGCATCATGATTGGAACCATGTACAGTGTGATAGCCATGAAATTGAACCTCACAACTGGGCTGGTTCCTAATCTAAATGTCTCTGCAGCACTTATTGCTTTTGTATTTATCCGATCGTGGACAAAGATGCTAGAAAAGGCAGGGTTTGTGTCAAAACCTTTCAGTCGGCAAGAGAATACTATGATACAAACTTGTGCAGTTGCATGCTATAGCATTGCTGTTGGAG GTGGATTTGCTTCTTATCTCCTGGCATTAAACAAGAAGACATATATGTTGTCTGGAGTCAACAACGAGGGAAACTCAATAAAGAGTGTCAAGGAGCCTGGATTTGGTTGGATGACTGGTTACCTCTTTGTAGTCTGCTTTGTTGGCCTTTTTGTCTTAGTTCCCCTGAGGAAG ATAATGATAGTAGATCTCAAATTGACTTATCCAAGTGGCATGGCAACTGCGGTTCTCATTAATGGTTTCCACAGTCAGGGGGATAAGATGGCAAG gaAGCAAGTGAAAGGGTTCatgaaatatttttcaattagttTCTTGTGGGGTTTCTTTAAGTGGTTTTTCAGTGGAAAAGATGATTGTGGATTTGGACAGTTCCCTACCTTTGGATTGCAAGCGTGGAAGCACAC ATTCTACTTCGACTTTGGCTTGACTTATGTTGGAGCCGGGATGATTTGTTCCCACCTTGTAAATTTGTCTCTGGTTCTTGGAGCTGTGCTTTCCAATGGAATAATGTGGCCACTCATTGGTCGGCTTAGAGGACATTGGTTCTCTGAGGGTTTGGAAGAAACTAACATGAAGAGTTTGTATGGTTACAAG GTTTTCCTATCCGTTGCTTTAATCCTAGGTGATGGGATTTACAATTTCATCAAGATATTGGCATGCACAGTCATTAACATCCAGCGCAAATTCAAGAACAAGGACGCCAACATGG ATGTAGACGACCCAGGGAACTCCATTGAAGTTTTGAAACAGAACGAAGTATTCCTGAAAGAAAACATTCCCATGTGGGTTGCTCTCACTGGCTACATCATCTTTGCCATCGTATCTATAATAGTGATCCCACTGATGTTCCATCAACTAAAATGGTACTACGTTGTCATAGCCTACTTCCTTGCTCCATCTCTAGCATTCTGCAATGCTTATGGAGCCGGCCTCACGGATATGAACATGGCGTATAATTATGGGAAAGTAGCCCTCTTTGTCCTGGCTGCGTTGAGTGGAAAAGAAGATGGTTTGGTTGCAGGACTTATTGGGTGTGGTCTAATAAAATCTGTTGTTTCTGTGGCTTGCACTCTTATGCAAGATTTCAAAACAGCACAATTGACTAGTACTTCTCCTAGAGCAATGTTCTTGAGCCAAGCCATTGGCACGGCATTAGGCTGTGTAATGGCACCCCTTAGCTTCTTCCTTTTCTACAAGGCCTTTGATGTGGGAAACCCAAATGGAGAGTTCAAAGCTCCTTTTGCGTTGATCTACAGAAACATGGCCATTCTAGGTGTTGAAGGCTTCTCAGCTCTCCCTCTCCACTGCCTGCAACTCTGCTATGGCTTCTTTGCCTTTGCAGTAGTAATTAACATAGTGAGAGATCTTGCACCGCCAAAGATTGGAAAATATATGCCACTTCCTATGGTCATGGCAGTGCCCTTTATAGTTGGGGCATACTTTGCAATTGATATGGGAATTGGGAgtttgattgtgtttgtgtgGCACAAGGTCAACTCAAAGAAGGCCGAGTTGATGGTTCCTGCAGTTGCTTCTGGATTAATTTGCGGGGAGGGACTTTGGACACTTCCTGCTTCAGTTCTTGCTTTGGCCAAAATAAAGCCTCCCATTTGTATGAAATTTGTACCTTCCTAG